A stretch of the Amycolatopsis sp. BJA-103 genome encodes the following:
- the sucB gene encoding 2-oxoglutarate dehydrogenase, E2 component, dihydrolipoamide succinyltransferase, which translates to MAYSVTLPELGESVTEGTVTRWLKQEGDTVEVDEPLLEISTDKVDTEVPSPVAGKVVKISAQEDETVEVGGELAVIDDGTGGVPESSGSAEPAAEEAQPEPEPEPEPAQEQASAPSQPDTAPASGGEGTEVKLPELGESVTEGTVTRWLKQVGDSVEVDEPLLEISTDKVDTEVPSPVAGTVLEIRAGEDETVEVGGVLAVIGAAGSAPKAEAKPEPKPEPKPEPKPEPKPEPKPEPKPEPKAEAAPAPAPKPAEAPKPAAQPAASSDNGSDSSPYVTPLVRKLASEHGIDLSSLSGSGVGGRIRKQDVLAAAEAKQKKEAPAPAAQPAAAAPAASSAPAAPRKAAVSPELAALRGTVQKASRIRQITAIKTRESLQLSAQLTQVHEVDVTKIAKLRQRAKAAFKEREGVNLTFLPFFAKATVEALKQHPNVNASYNEDTKEITYHGAVHLGIAVDTEKGLLSVVIHDAGELSLAGLAHRIADLAGRARSGQIKPDELSGGTFTITNIGSNGALFDTPIIVQPQSGMLGTGAVVKRPVVIADADGNDTIAVRSMAFLPLTYDHRLVDGADAGRFVTTIKQRLEEGNFEDELGL; encoded by the coding sequence ATGGCCTACTCCGTCACGTTGCCGGAGCTCGGTGAGAGCGTCACCGAGGGCACCGTCACCCGGTGGTTGAAGCAGGAGGGCGACACCGTCGAGGTCGACGAGCCGTTGCTCGAGATCTCCACGGACAAGGTCGACACCGAGGTCCCCTCCCCGGTCGCCGGCAAGGTTGTGAAGATCAGCGCCCAGGAAGACGAGACCGTCGAGGTCGGCGGCGAACTCGCCGTCATCGACGACGGGACCGGAGGGGTGCCGGAGTCGTCCGGGTCCGCCGAGCCCGCCGCCGAAGAGGCGCAGCCGGAACCCGAGCCCGAGCCGGAGCCCGCGCAGGAGCAGGCGTCCGCGCCGTCCCAGCCGGACACCGCGCCCGCCTCCGGTGGTGAAGGCACCGAGGTGAAGCTGCCCGAGCTGGGCGAGAGCGTCACCGAGGGCACCGTCACCCGGTGGCTCAAGCAGGTCGGCGACAGCGTCGAGGTCGACGAGCCGCTGCTCGAGATCTCCACGGACAAGGTCGACACCGAGGTCCCGTCCCCGGTCGCCGGCACCGTGCTGGAGATCCGCGCCGGCGAGGACGAGACCGTCGAGGTCGGCGGTGTCCTCGCGGTGATCGGCGCGGCCGGATCCGCGCCGAAGGCCGAGGCCAAGCCCGAGCCCAAGCCGGAACCCAAGCCCGAGCCGAAGCCGGAGCCCAAACCGGAGCCCAAGCCGGAACCGAAGCCCGAGCCCAAGGCCGAAGCGGCTCCCGCGCCCGCGCCGAAGCCCGCCGAAGCCCCGAAGCCCGCCGCGCAGCCCGCGGCGAGCAGCGACAACGGTTCGGACAGCTCGCCGTACGTGACGCCGCTGGTCCGCAAGCTCGCTTCCGAGCACGGCATCGACCTGTCGTCGCTGAGCGGCAGCGGTGTCGGCGGCCGTATCCGCAAGCAGGACGTGCTCGCGGCCGCCGAGGCCAAGCAGAAGAAGGAAGCCCCGGCTCCCGCCGCACAGCCCGCCGCCGCGGCCCCGGCCGCGTCGTCGGCACCGGCCGCTCCGCGCAAGGCCGCGGTTTCGCCGGAGCTCGCAGCCCTGCGCGGCACCGTGCAGAAGGCCAGCCGGATCCGTCAGATCACCGCCATCAAGACCCGCGAGTCGCTGCAGCTTTCCGCTCAGCTCACGCAGGTCCACGAGGTGGACGTCACGAAGATCGCCAAGCTCCGCCAGCGGGCGAAGGCGGCCTTCAAGGAGCGCGAGGGCGTCAACCTGACGTTCCTGCCGTTCTTCGCGAAGGCCACCGTCGAGGCGCTCAAGCAGCACCCGAACGTCAACGCGTCCTACAACGAGGACACGAAGGAGATCACCTACCACGGTGCGGTGCACCTGGGGATCGCGGTGGACACCGAAAAGGGTCTGCTGTCGGTGGTCATCCACGACGCGGGTGAGCTCAGCCTCGCCGGTCTCGCACACCGCATCGCCGACTTGGCGGGCCGCGCGCGTTCGGGCCAGATCAAGCCGGACGAGCTGTCGGGCGGCACCTTCACGATCACGAACATCGGCTCCAACGGCGCCCTGTTCGACACGCCGATCATCGTGCAGCCGCAGTCCGGCATGCTCGGTACCGGCGCGGTCGTGAAGCGCCCGGTCGTGATCGCGGACGCCGACGGCAACGACACGATCGCCGTCCGGTCGATGGCGTTCCTGCCGCTGACCTACGACCACCGCCTGGTGGACGGGGCCGACGCGGGCCGCTTCGTCACGACGATCAAGCAGCGTCTGGAAGAGGGCAACTTCGAGGACGAGCTCGGTCTCTGA
- a CDS encoding serine hydrolase: MLTRRHLLTGAAVGSAALLLPGTASAAEPDTGTEQGWLDWLAAHRRDISVVIDDGAGRRASRNADVRRLLASSVKVVHLSAYAVAVAEGRLDPKEQIRVGDWDAHHPFVADGRAHFHALTWLGVPCDDYGIAKDPEQRVPLARLPEAMIFFSDNAATDYLRTRLGDPALQLAAARGGWVRPDTRSLGGEVLMLMMPEYAPPPGSPVAVRRALGDAVARRFVADPAFRAEAFARFPTMPGTPDAQWPWVKGHARGTASELFSLHRSLASGRYRPGGALAREILARPLSDRVPPGASEVLVKDGALPRTLTIGLSVRWPGGRSGTAAVLLHGVTDQDTQNELPLIDALLAALSDPARFAALERALG, translated from the coding sequence ATGCTGACCAGACGTCATCTGCTGACCGGCGCCGCCGTGGGGTCGGCGGCGCTGCTGCTGCCGGGAACCGCGAGCGCGGCCGAGCCGGACACGGGAACCGAACAGGGCTGGCTCGACTGGCTCGCCGCGCACCGGCGCGATATCTCCGTCGTGATCGACGACGGCGCGGGCCGGCGGGCTTCGCGCAACGCCGACGTCCGGCGGCTGCTGGCCTCGTCGGTCAAGGTCGTGCATCTCAGCGCGTACGCCGTCGCGGTCGCCGAAGGCAGGCTCGATCCGAAGGAACAGATCAGGGTCGGCGATTGGGACGCCCACCACCCGTTCGTGGCCGACGGCCGCGCGCACTTCCACGCGCTCACCTGGCTGGGCGTCCCCTGCGACGACTACGGCATCGCCAAGGACCCCGAACAGCGTGTCCCGCTGGCGAGGCTCCCCGAAGCGATGATCTTCTTCAGCGACAACGCCGCCACCGACTATCTGCGCACCCGCCTCGGCGATCCCGCCCTCCAGCTCGCGGCGGCACGAGGCGGGTGGGTGCGGCCGGACACCCGTTCGCTGGGCGGCGAGGTCCTGATGCTGATGATGCCGGAGTACGCGCCGCCGCCCGGCAGTCCCGTCGCGGTCCGGCGGGCGCTGGGCGACGCGGTGGCCCGGCGCTTCGTGGCCGACCCCGCGTTCCGCGCCGAAGCCTTCGCGCGCTTCCCGACCATGCCGGGGACGCCGGACGCTCAGTGGCCCTGGGTCAAGGGCCACGCCAGGGGGACGGCGTCGGAACTGTTCTCTCTCCACCGCAGCCTGGCGTCCGGTCGCTACCGGCCGGGAGGCGCGCTCGCCCGCGAAATCCTCGCCAGGCCGCTTTCCGACCGCGTGCCGCCCGGCGCGAGCGAGGTGCTCGTCAAGGACGGGGCCCTGCCGCGCACGCTCACCATCGGGCTTTCGGTCAGGTGGCCGGGAGGACGGTCCGGCACGGCGGCCGTCCTGCTCCACGGCGTGACGGACCAGGACACGCAGAACGAGCTGCCGCTCATCGACGCCTTGCTCGCGGCGCTGTCCGACCCGGCCCGGTTCGCCGCCCTGGAACGGGCGCTCGGCTGA
- a CDS encoding ArsR/SmtB family transcription factor produces MNAELADRIAALEARVAALEGGQRTEPAAGPGGLIGYHGELTDPLELSWAITVTPGPVLALEDGPRAEVLAALSSTARVALVRTLAEKGAQSAPALQEAAELGSPGQLYHHLKALTGAGIVEQDKRGSYRLRPAATIPVLVLLTAASDVAGQLRT; encoded by the coding sequence ATGAACGCTGAGCTCGCCGACCGGATCGCCGCCCTCGAAGCCCGGGTCGCCGCGCTCGAAGGCGGGCAGCGGACCGAACCGGCGGCGGGCCCCGGCGGCCTGATCGGCTACCACGGAGAGCTGACCGACCCCCTCGAACTGAGCTGGGCGATCACCGTCACCCCCGGCCCCGTGCTGGCGCTGGAGGACGGTCCGCGCGCCGAGGTGCTCGCGGCCCTGTCCAGCACCGCGCGGGTGGCACTCGTGCGGACGCTGGCCGAAAAGGGTGCCCAGTCCGCGCCCGCCCTGCAGGAGGCCGCCGAACTCGGCTCCCCCGGCCAGCTCTACCACCATCTCAAGGCGCTGACCGGCGCCGGGATCGTCGAGCAGGACAAGCGGGGCAGCTATCGCCTCCGCCCCGCCGCGACGATCCCGGTGCTGGTGCTGCTCACCGCCGCGTCGGACGTGGCCGGGCAACTGCGAACCTGA
- a CDS encoding TIGR01777 family oxidoreductase has product MRVLIAGASGLIGTSLTKRLRASGHEVVRLVRREERAADERRWDPPAGEIADGALDGVDAVVNLAGAPLLPGRWSAARKQVLLDSRVEPTEVLAEAVAEHGIPVLVNASAVGYYGDPGPSLVDESSPVGRGFLAELCTAWEGATETAATAGARVVRVRTGLVLARKGGLLDVLRPLFRLGLGGKLGDGKQYMPWISLDDEVGAIVFALENDSLSGAVNLSGPQPATNAAFTKALGRAVHRPAFWQVPGFAMKIALGQAAEEMALFGQRALPRALEEAGYPFRHPTLEDALAAAT; this is encoded by the coding sequence ATGCGAGTTCTGATCGCGGGTGCGAGCGGACTGATCGGTACCTCCCTGACCAAGCGGCTCCGTGCGTCAGGGCACGAGGTGGTCCGGCTCGTGCGCCGGGAAGAGCGGGCCGCCGACGAACGCCGCTGGGATCCCCCGGCCGGGGAAATCGCCGACGGCGCGCTCGACGGCGTCGACGCCGTGGTGAACCTCGCCGGCGCGCCGCTGCTGCCCGGACGCTGGAGCGCGGCCCGCAAACAGGTCCTGCTCGACAGCCGGGTCGAACCGACGGAAGTGCTCGCCGAAGCCGTCGCCGAACACGGGATCCCGGTACTGGTCAACGCCTCCGCCGTCGGCTACTACGGCGACCCCGGTCCGTCCCTTGTGGACGAAAGCAGCCCGGTGGGACGCGGTTTCCTCGCCGAACTCTGCACCGCGTGGGAAGGCGCCACCGAGACCGCGGCCACCGCGGGCGCCCGAGTCGTGCGCGTCCGCACCGGTCTGGTCCTCGCCCGCAAGGGTGGACTTCTCGACGTCCTGCGGCCGCTGTTCCGGTTGGGACTCGGCGGGAAACTCGGCGACGGCAAGCAGTACATGCCGTGGATCTCGCTCGACGACGAGGTCGGGGCGATCGTTTTCGCACTGGAGAACGACTCGCTGTCCGGCGCGGTGAACCTCAGCGGACCGCAGCCCGCCACGAACGCGGCGTTCACGAAGGCGCTCGGCCGGGCCGTGCACCGGCCGGCGTTCTGGCAGGTCCCCGGTTTCGCGATGAAGATCGCCCTCGGTCAGGCGGCCGAGGAGATGGCGCTGTTCGGGCAGCGCGCCCTGCCCCGCGCGCTGGAGGAGGCGGGCTACCCGTTCCGCCACCCGACCCTCGAGGACGCGCTGGCCGCCGCGACATGA
- a CDS encoding phosphatase PAP2 family protein encodes MTLQRGLYFLAGVLLLIGFVTLGLLVDDRPPPVDVALADAFRGQYTRPAGQVAELITNVLGPVLPFALGAVLVVIAWRRRDLTVLCVKLAVVLLLCRLTSLIAKPLFYRERPREFPDLSYPSGHVVAVACTGFVAVLLCAWTRPRLARLAIAIAVAATVIGALCRVVLGVHWLTDTAGSVLAVGGVGLISATGLGLLPRPGDPA; translated from the coding sequence ATGACCCTGCAACGCGGTCTGTACTTCCTCGCCGGAGTCCTGCTGCTCATCGGCTTCGTCACCCTCGGGCTGCTCGTCGACGACCGGCCACCGCCGGTGGACGTCGCCCTCGCCGACGCGTTCCGCGGGCAGTACACCCGGCCCGCCGGGCAGGTGGCGGAGCTGATCACGAACGTCCTCGGCCCGGTCCTGCCGTTCGCGCTGGGCGCGGTGCTGGTGGTGATCGCCTGGCGCCGCCGGGACCTGACCGTGTTGTGCGTCAAACTGGCCGTCGTCCTGTTGCTGTGCCGTCTGACCAGCCTGATCGCCAAACCGCTGTTCTACCGGGAACGGCCCCGCGAATTCCCCGATCTGAGTTACCCGAGCGGGCATGTCGTGGCGGTCGCCTGCACCGGGTTCGTCGCGGTGCTGTTGTGCGCGTGGACCCGCCCGCGCCTGGCCCGCCTGGCGATCGCGATCGCCGTCGCGGCGACGGTGATCGGCGCGCTCTGCCGGGTCGTGCTGGGTGTGCACTGGCTGACCGACACGGCGGGATCCGTACTCGCCGTGGGCGGTGTCGGCCTGATTTCGGCGACCGGACTGGGCCTGCTGCCCCGGCCGGGGGATCCGGCGTAG
- the lipB gene encoding lipoyl(octanoyl) transferase LipB: MSSSTTSCRAASEPVDVREIGTIDYTEAWELQRRHVTARADGDGPDTMLLLEHPSVYTAGKRTEAEDRPTDGTPVLDVDRGGKITWHGPGQLVGYPIIKLADPIDVVHYVRRLEEALITVCDQLGVHTGRVEGRSGVWIPADDRGVERKIAAIGIRVQRGVTMHGFELNCNPDLGAFDKIVPCGIRDAGVTSLSYELDREVTVASVLPMAREAVLAALEGDLPVNDERWLPRAEAPAAPGVTFALQN; encoded by the coding sequence GTGAGCTCTTCGACCACGTCATGCCGTGCCGCCAGCGAGCCCGTCGACGTCCGCGAGATCGGGACGATCGACTACACCGAGGCCTGGGAACTCCAGCGCCGGCACGTGACGGCCCGCGCCGACGGCGACGGCCCGGACACCATGTTGCTGCTGGAGCACCCGTCGGTCTACACCGCGGGCAAGCGCACCGAAGCCGAGGACCGGCCGACCGACGGCACCCCGGTGCTCGACGTCGACCGCGGCGGCAAGATCACCTGGCACGGGCCCGGCCAGCTGGTCGGCTACCCGATCATCAAACTCGCCGACCCGATCGACGTCGTGCACTACGTGCGGCGTCTCGAAGAGGCCTTGATCACCGTCTGCGACCAGCTCGGCGTGCACACCGGCCGGGTCGAGGGCCGCAGCGGTGTCTGGATCCCCGCCGACGATCGCGGCGTGGAGCGGAAGATCGCCGCGATCGGCATCCGCGTCCAGCGCGGCGTGACCATGCACGGTTTCGAGCTGAACTGCAATCCCGACCTGGGCGCCTTCGACAAGATCGTCCCGTGCGGCATCCGGGACGCGGGCGTGACGTCGCTGTCCTACGAACTCGACCGCGAGGTCACCGTGGCGTCGGTCCTGCCGATGGCGCGCGAAGCCGTCCTCGCCGCACTGGAGGGCGACCTCCCGGTGAACGACGAGCGCTGGCTGCCGCGTGCCGAGGCGCCCGCCGCCCCTGGTGTCACTTTCGCTTTGCAGAACTAG
- a CDS encoding LLM class F420-dependent oxidoreductase: MDLRIFTEPQQGAGYEDLLRVAKATEDAGYDAFFRSDHYLKMGSATGLPGPTDAWITLAGLARETSRVRLGTLVTAATFRHPSVLAISVAQVDQMSGGRVELGIGSGWYDDEHTAYGLDLPPMKERFDRYAEQLAVVTGLWETPEGETFSYDGEHYQLVESPGLPKPAQRPRPPVIIGGGGKKRTPALAARYADEFNLPFVGPDFAVEQFGRVDDAAREIGRDPKEILRSVALVVAVGRDEAEVAKRASVIGREVSELRENGLAGTPSEVVEKIGQWREKTGITRLYLQLLDLSDLDQVDLIAAEVAPQLD; the protein is encoded by the coding sequence GTGGACCTCAGGATCTTTACCGAGCCCCAGCAGGGGGCCGGCTACGAAGACTTGCTCCGGGTGGCCAAGGCCACCGAGGACGCGGGTTACGACGCCTTCTTCCGCAGTGACCACTACCTGAAGATGGGTTCGGCGACCGGTCTGCCGGGGCCGACCGACGCGTGGATCACCCTCGCGGGTCTCGCCCGTGAGACCAGCCGGGTGCGGCTGGGCACCCTCGTCACCGCCGCCACCTTCCGGCACCCTTCGGTGCTCGCGATCTCGGTCGCCCAGGTGGACCAGATGTCCGGCGGCCGCGTCGAGCTCGGCATCGGCTCGGGCTGGTACGACGACGAGCACACCGCCTACGGCCTCGACCTGCCGCCGATGAAGGAGCGCTTCGACCGCTACGCCGAGCAGCTCGCGGTCGTCACCGGGCTGTGGGAGACGCCGGAAGGCGAGACGTTCTCCTACGACGGCGAGCACTACCAGCTCGTCGAGTCGCCCGGCCTGCCGAAGCCCGCTCAGCGGCCCCGGCCGCCGGTGATCATCGGTGGCGGCGGCAAGAAGCGCACCCCGGCGCTCGCCGCCCGCTATGCGGACGAGTTCAACCTGCCGTTCGTGGGGCCGGACTTCGCGGTCGAGCAGTTCGGCCGTGTCGACGACGCCGCCCGCGAGATCGGGCGCGACCCCAAGGAGATCCTGCGCTCGGTCGCGCTCGTCGTCGCCGTGGGCCGCGACGAGGCCGAGGTGGCGAAGCGCGCTTCGGTGATCGGGCGTGAGGTTTCCGAGCTGCGTGAGAACGGGCTCGCGGGGACGCCGTCCGAGGTCGTCGAGAAGATCGGGCAGTGGCGGGAGAAGACCGGGATCACCCGGCTCTACCTGCAGCTGCTGGATCTCTCGGATCTGGACCAGGTCGACCTGATCGCCGCCGAGGTCGCTCCTCAGCTGGACTGA
- a CDS encoding TetR/AcrR family transcriptional regulator → MRSRRLDYSESTRSALVESAVELFTKRGYAGTSLDEIAKRARVTKGALYHHFSGKQALFEAAFDTVESQVFDRLEKIMNGPDSPWERALAGLRGFLQSCLDPAYQRIAIHEAPVVMGWERWREAEERCSFGLVRTGIQSLIEVGEVDDVPVDVTARLLFGALSSAAIEIASSPEPKKVSAQVEEVLVRLLVGFRRVPPAEHGKAS, encoded by the coding sequence ATGAGGTCAAGGCGGCTGGACTATTCCGAGTCCACCCGGTCGGCACTCGTCGAGAGTGCCGTGGAGCTGTTCACCAAACGCGGATACGCCGGCACGTCTCTCGACGAGATCGCCAAGCGGGCCAGGGTGACGAAGGGCGCGCTCTACCACCATTTCAGTGGCAAGCAGGCGCTTTTCGAGGCTGCCTTCGACACCGTAGAGAGCCAGGTCTTCGACAGGCTCGAAAAGATCATGAACGGCCCGGACTCGCCGTGGGAGCGTGCGCTCGCCGGGCTGCGCGGTTTCCTGCAGAGCTGTCTCGACCCGGCGTACCAGCGGATCGCGATCCACGAGGCCCCGGTGGTGATGGGCTGGGAACGGTGGCGCGAGGCCGAAGAACGGTGCAGTTTCGGCCTGGTCCGCACCGGGATCCAGTCGCTCATCGAGGTCGGCGAGGTCGACGACGTCCCGGTGGACGTCACCGCGCGGCTGCTGTTCGGCGCGCTGTCGAGCGCCGCGATCGAGATCGCGAGTTCGCCGGAGCCGAAGAAGGTCAGCGCCCAGGTCGAAGAGGTCCTGGTGCGGCTGCTCGTCGGATTCCGCCGTGTTCCGCCCGCCGAACACGGGAAAGCGAGCTGA
- a CDS encoding oxidoreductase — translation MAAHARWTEADIPDQTGRTVFVTGANSGLGLRTAEVLAGKGARVLLGCRSPERGAKALEQVRAAATGEAPGLVRLDLADLESVREAAKKVQELSDRKLDLLVNNAGVMATPRGHTKDGFETQFGTNHLGHAVLTWLLMPSLRGGSGARVVTLSSVAATGARIDVADPNFERRMYNPGSAYGQSKLSNQVFALELDRRLRAAGEDVISVAAHPGYTWTGLGSGMARSYRNPVVRALVGAGNRIGEIFIAQNARQGTLPQLFAATSPEVRGGDYIGPRGLGGLRGAPVKVRPLPAARSESLGAALWDVSTKLTGVTPDPA, via the coding sequence ATGGCTGCTCACGCGCGCTGGACCGAGGCCGACATCCCTGATCAGACCGGGCGGACCGTCTTCGTCACCGGCGCGAACTCGGGACTGGGGCTGCGGACCGCCGAGGTGCTCGCGGGCAAGGGTGCCCGCGTGCTGCTCGGCTGCCGGTCGCCGGAGCGCGGCGCCAAGGCGCTGGAGCAGGTCCGCGCGGCCGCGACCGGGGAAGCACCCGGGCTCGTCCGCCTGGATCTCGCCGACCTCGAGTCGGTCCGCGAAGCCGCGAAGAAGGTCCAGGAGCTGTCGGACCGCAAGCTCGACCTCCTGGTCAACAACGCGGGCGTGATGGCGACCCCGCGCGGCCACACCAAGGACGGCTTCGAGACCCAGTTCGGCACGAACCATCTCGGGCACGCGGTGCTGACCTGGCTGCTGATGCCGTCCCTGCGCGGCGGCTCGGGAGCGCGGGTCGTGACCCTGTCGAGCGTCGCGGCGACAGGCGCGCGCATCGACGTCGCCGACCCCAACTTCGAGCGCCGGATGTACAACCCGGGCTCGGCCTACGGCCAGTCGAAACTCTCCAATCAGGTGTTCGCGCTCGAACTCGACCGCAGGCTGCGCGCCGCGGGCGAGGATGTCATCAGCGTGGCGGCGCACCCCGGCTACACGTGGACCGGCCTCGGTTCGGGGATGGCCCGCTCGTACCGCAACCCGGTGGTGCGCGCGCTCGTCGGCGCGGGCAACCGGATCGGCGAGATCTTCATCGCGCAGAACGCCCGTCAGGGCACGCTCCCGCAGTTGTTCGCGGCAACCTCCCCCGAGGTCCGGGGCGGCGATTACATCGGTCCTCGCGGGCTCGGCGGGCTTCGCGGCGCCCCGGTCAAGGTGCGCCCTTTGCCCGCCGCGAGGAGCGAATCGCTCGGTGCCGCGTTGTGGGACGTGAGCACCAAGTTGACGGGCGTCACCCCCGACCCCGCGTGA
- the lipA gene encoding lipoyl synthase, with product MSAAPDGRKLLRLEVRNSQTPIEKKPSWIKTRARMGPEFTELKGLVRREGLHTVCEEAGCPNIYECWEDREATFLIGGDQCTRRCDFCQIDTGKPAELDRTEPRKVAESVQAMGLRYSTVTGVARDDLDDGGAWLYAETVRQIHALNPGTGVELLIPDFNADPDQLAEVFGSRPEVLAHNVETVPRIFKRIRPGFRYARSLEVITRAREAGLVTKSNLILGMGETPDEVAPAMKDLVDAGCEILTITQYLRPSPRHHPVDRWVKPEEFVEHSNAAEAMGFAGVMAGPLVRSSYRAGRLFAQTKARRGEALSENLAHLAAEGTAAQEASSLLAR from the coding sequence GTGAGTGCTGCCCCAGATGGCCGCAAGCTGTTGCGGCTCGAGGTCCGGAATTCCCAGACTCCCATCGAAAAGAAGCCGTCTTGGATCAAGACGCGCGCCCGGATGGGACCGGAGTTCACCGAACTCAAAGGCCTGGTGCGCCGCGAAGGCCTCCACACCGTCTGCGAAGAAGCCGGTTGTCCCAACATCTACGAATGCTGGGAAGACCGTGAGGCCACCTTCCTGATCGGTGGCGACCAGTGCACGCGGCGCTGTGACTTCTGCCAGATCGACACCGGCAAACCCGCCGAGCTGGACCGCACCGAGCCCCGCAAGGTCGCCGAGAGCGTCCAGGCGATGGGCCTGCGCTACTCCACGGTGACCGGCGTCGCCCGTGACGATCTCGATGACGGCGGCGCGTGGCTGTACGCGGAGACCGTCCGCCAGATCCACGCGCTGAACCCCGGCACCGGCGTCGAGCTGCTGATCCCGGACTTCAACGCCGACCCCGACCAGCTCGCCGAAGTCTTCGGCTCGCGTCCCGAGGTGCTCGCGCACAACGTCGAGACCGTGCCGCGGATCTTCAAGCGCATCCGCCCCGGCTTCCGCTACGCGCGGTCGCTGGAAGTCATCACCCGTGCTCGCGAAGCCGGCCTGGTGACGAAGTCGAACCTCATCCTCGGCATGGGCGAGACCCCCGACGAGGTCGCGCCCGCGATGAAGGACCTGGTCGACGCGGGCTGCGAGATCCTCACGATCACCCAGTACCTGCGTCCCTCGCCGCGGCACCACCCCGTCGACCGCTGGGTCAAGCCGGAGGAGTTCGTCGAGCACTCCAACGCCGCCGAGGCCATGGGCTTCGCCGGTGTGATGGCGGGGCCGCTGGTCCGGTCCTCGTACCGCGCCGGGCGTCTCTTCGCGCAGACAAAGGCTCGCCGCGGCGAAGCGCTGTCGGAGAACCTGGCCCACCTCGCCGCCGAAGGGACCGCCGCCCAGGAAGCCAGTTCGCTGCTGGCTCGGTGA
- a CDS encoding DedA family protein, producing the protein MALVTDLLNWLQGLPEPGLVAATGGLVFAECTIGLGFIAPGESGLLVAATTATSVSRFLTLWAVVTVCAALGDSLGYAIGKRFGPRLRETKLIRKYGLDAWDKATGVLERRGAWAVFFARFLPVIRTLTPAASGTSGLPFRKFLPAAAAGAACWSAIHIGIGAALGEAAKKVEGVLNTGGLAIVGVLVGVAVFFLLRYKKKKALGVTAEEATPAKVGAED; encoded by the coding sequence GTGGCGTTGGTAACGGATCTTCTCAATTGGCTGCAGGGACTCCCCGAACCGGGACTGGTCGCGGCGACCGGCGGACTGGTGTTCGCCGAATGCACCATCGGGCTCGGCTTCATCGCGCCCGGCGAATCGGGGCTGCTGGTCGCGGCCACGACGGCGACGTCGGTCTCCCGCTTCCTGACCCTGTGGGCGGTCGTGACGGTCTGCGCCGCGCTGGGCGACTCGCTCGGCTACGCGATCGGCAAACGGTTCGGCCCGCGCCTGCGCGAGACGAAGCTGATCCGCAAGTACGGCCTCGACGCCTGGGACAAAGCGACGGGCGTGCTCGAACGGCGAGGCGCGTGGGCGGTGTTCTTCGCGCGGTTCCTCCCGGTGATCCGCACGCTGACCCCGGCGGCGTCCGGCACCTCGGGCCTGCCGTTCCGCAAGTTCCTGCCGGCCGCCGCGGCCGGTGCGGCCTGCTGGTCGGCGATCCACATCGGCATCGGCGCCGCCCTCGGTGAGGCCGCGAAGAAGGTCGAAGGCGTGCTGAACACCGGCGGCCTGGCCATCGTCGGCGTGCTCGTCGGCGTCGCCGTGTTCTTCCTGCTGCGCTACAAGAAGAAGAAAGCGCTCGGTGTCACAGCCGAAGAAGCCACCCCGGCGAAGGTCGGCGCGGAGGACTAG